In a genomic window of Zestosphaera sp.:
- the asnS gene encoding asparagine--tRNA ligase → MFPKTPDITEVFEKLDEGSEVVIRGWVYRIFKVGGKIFAWVRDHSGYIQVVFDKSYVSSDWDSVEKLTRESSIEVKGIVRVDARAPGGKEIVANSLVVYGYSPPFPIKGGEDIEYLLNVRHLWLRSRQMIALLKIKHTVIQALRDWLIKDGWWETTPPILTGSAVEGGATLFEVKYFDKTAYLSQSAQLYLEVLIFPLNKVWALTPSFRAEKSRTRRHLSEYWHLEVEAAWYDMEDMMKVAEDIVSYAVAKTLEERKEELKLLNRDTSKLEKALETPYPKITYDDAIRILQRKGFNIKWGDDYGADEEKTLTEDFETPFFVTHFPKHIKAFYMKEDPSRPEVVLGFDLLAPEGYGEIIGGSQREDSYEKLYNRIIEEGLNYQDYEWYLDLRKYGSVPHSGFGLGVERLVMWVSGIDHIRDAIPFPRWRGRIYP, encoded by the coding sequence ATGTTTCCTAAGACGCCGGATATAACTGAAGTCTTTGAAAAACTTGATGAAGGGTCTGAAGTAGTTATTCGTGGCTGGGTCTATAGGATTTTTAAAGTTGGTGGCAAGATTTTCGCGTGGGTTAGGGATCACTCAGGCTACATCCAGGTTGTTTTTGATAAGAGTTACGTGTCTAGTGACTGGGACTCTGTAGAGAAGCTGACTAGAGAGTCTAGTATTGAGGTTAAGGGTATTGTGAGGGTCGACGCCAGAGCTCCTGGTGGCAAGGAAATAGTAGCTAACAGCTTAGTCGTTTACGGCTACTCACCTCCTTTCCCTATAAAGGGGGGTGAAGACATAGAGTACTTACTCAATGTGAGGCATCTCTGGCTTAGATCTAGGCAGATGATAGCGTTACTTAAGATTAAGCATACGGTGATTCAAGCTTTAAGAGATTGGCTGATAAAGGATGGGTGGTGGGAGACTACACCACCGATACTTACTGGGTCGGCTGTAGAGGGTGGCGCTACTTTATTTGAAGTTAAGTATTTCGACAAGACCGCCTACCTTTCTCAGTCAGCCCAGCTATATCTTGAGGTGTTGATATTCCCACTCAATAAGGTTTGGGCTCTAACACCCTCGTTTAGAGCTGAGAAATCAAGGACTAGAAGACACCTCAGCGAGTACTGGCACTTAGAGGTTGAGGCTGCCTGGTATGATATGGAGGACATGATGAAGGTCGCGGAAGACATCGTTAGCTATGCAGTAGCTAAGACGCTGGAGGAGAGAAAAGAAGAGCTTAAACTCCTCAACAGGGATACTTCTAAGCTTGAGAAAGCTCTTGAGACTCCCTACCCCAAAATAACGTACGACGACGCTATCAGGATTCTTCAGAGGAAAGGCTTCAATATCAAGTGGGGTGATGACTACGGCGCTGACGAAGAGAAGACTTTAACAGAAGATTTTGAAACCCCGTTCTTCGTAACTCACTTTCCTAAACACATAAAAGCCTTCTACATGAAGGAAGATCCTAGCAGGCCTGAAGTAGTGTTAGGATTTGATTTGCTCGCTCCAGAAGGTTATGGCGAGATCATAGGAGGTTCGCAGAGAGAAGATAGCTATGAGAAATTATACAACAGGATAATAGAGGAGGGACTCAACTACCAAGATTACGAGTGGTATCTTGATTTAAGAAAGTATGGGAGCGTACCTCACTCAGGATTCGGATTAGGCGTTGAGCGATTAGTTATGTGGGTTTCAGGGATAGACCACATAAGGGACGCGATACCCTTCCCTAGATGGAGAGGACGCATCTATCCTTAG
- a CDS encoding amidohydrolase family protein — protein sequence MKELSITVAGGFLGPSLEFVEGPLTLVIERDRIHSVSRGAGGAYDMRGHVIMPPLANMHTHILDHVSPEVGWDLDIDSVVGEPYGLKYLVLSKAGTSLLSSVVSEAIEYTLSSGVGYIAEFRELGVKNLKLGNTKIKTHYVLSMPSRHEEVSREVGEVITYSDGVGISSPHYFTLEDLRFIFRLARSSGKLIHSHVSETKDTHEERDLEKLLSAGRPDAVIHGVWLDPEELQLLKDLRITLVLCLRSNLWFMSGLPKLKSIYELGVDVALGTDNLGWIKPDLWREGELLLLLARNVGVNDPVWVLKALTNTNPVGVQNYLVEGGAANVLFLKYSGTPLERAHNKHLALVKRGGYELVTALMLGGRFKYVGDELEKTLRESLRDYVG from the coding sequence ATGAAAGAACTCAGTATTACCGTAGCTGGAGGATTCTTAGGGCCCTCACTAGAGTTTGTTGAGGGTCCTCTCACGCTAGTCATTGAGAGGGACAGAATCCATAGCGTATCTCGTGGGGCTGGAGGAGCTTACGACATGCGTGGTCACGTAATCATGCCTCCTCTAGCAAACATGCACACTCACATATTAGATCACGTAAGCCCTGAGGTTGGCTGGGACCTAGATATAGACTCTGTTGTCGGAGAGCCTTATGGGCTTAAATACCTGGTACTCAGTAAAGCAGGAACCAGCTTATTGAGCTCGGTAGTGAGTGAGGCTATAGAATATACGTTGAGTTCAGGCGTAGGATACATAGCTGAGTTTCGTGAGTTGGGGGTAAAAAACCTTAAGCTAGGCAACACTAAAATCAAGACTCACTACGTTCTTAGTATGCCTTCAAGACATGAGGAAGTGAGTCGTGAGGTAGGAGAGGTAATCACGTACTCGGACGGTGTCGGAATCTCATCACCGCATTACTTCACTCTAGAAGATTTGAGATTTATTTTCAGATTAGCTAGAAGTTCAGGCAAATTAATTCACTCACATGTCTCAGAAACTAAAGACACACATGAAGAGAGAGACTTAGAGAAGCTTCTGAGTGCTGGCAGGCCTGACGCAGTAATCCACGGAGTCTGGCTAGACCCTGAAGAACTTCAGCTTCTTAAGGACTTAAGAATTACGTTAGTCTTATGTCTTAGGTCTAACTTATGGTTCATGTCTGGCTTACCTAAGTTGAAGAGTATTTATGAGTTAGGAGTAGACGTAGCTTTAGGCACAGACAACTTAGGCTGGATTAAGCCCGACTTGTGGAGGGAGGGCGAGCTACTCTTACTTCTAGCACGTAACGTAGGAGTTAATGACCCAGTCTGGGTCCTCAAAGCCCTGACCAACACTAATCCAGTGGGCGTGCAGAACTACTTGGTTGAGGGGGGTGCCGCTAACGTATTGTTTCTGAAGTATTCAGGTACCCCTCTCGAGAGAGCACATAATAAGCACCTAGCTTTAGTTAAGAGGGGAGGATATGAGTTAGTTACTGCTCTCATGCTTGGTGGTAGGTTTAAGTACGTAGGTGATGAGCTTGAGAAGACCTTACGTGAGAGTCTACGCGACTATGTCGGTTGA
- a CDS encoding acyl-CoA carboxylase subunit beta encodes MEESLPAKILELRKLKEEAKLGGGLKAIEAQHAKGKLTARERLELLFDPGTMLEFDMLVTHRATEFGMAERRAYGDGVVTVMGRVNNRPVIGIAQDFTFMGGSLGEMHAAKIVKAMQYAMSAGMPVVFLNDSGGARIQEGVDSLKGYGDIFYMNVMASGVVPQIAVIMGPCAGGAVYSPALMDFVIMVDKTSYMFITGPRVVKAAIGEEVTEEELGGPRIHVTKSGVAHFIARDDKEAISIVKRLLSYLPSNNMEAPPRILSGDPPERTEERLNTLVPEDPLKAYNMYEVIEAVFDKGSFFEVSRDYARNAITGFARLNGWVVGVVANQPMVLTGALDINASDKITRFVRILDAFNIPIVTFVDVPGYIPGTYQEHNGIIRHGAKVLYAYSEATVPKLTVIVRKAYGGAYIAMSSRHLGADFVIAWPTAEIAVMGAEGAAEIIWRAELSKAKTPEERQELLNKLANEYKNKFLHPYIAAARGYIDSVIEPAETRPTLVRALEFLLTKREVRFRMPPKKHGLIPM; translated from the coding sequence GTGGAGGAGTCCTTACCTGCTAAGATACTTGAGTTGAGAAAGCTTAAAGAGGAAGCTAAGTTAGGTGGTGGTTTGAAAGCTATTGAAGCACAACATGCTAAGGGCAAACTAACAGCGCGAGAAAGACTTGAATTGCTGTTTGACCCTGGTACTATGCTAGAGTTCGATATGTTAGTGACTCACAGAGCTACGGAGTTCGGCATGGCTGAGAGAAGAGCTTACGGTGATGGGGTAGTCACTGTGATGGGTAGAGTCAATAATAGGCCCGTAATAGGGATAGCTCAGGACTTCACGTTTATGGGTGGGTCGCTAGGCGAGATGCATGCAGCGAAGATAGTTAAAGCGATGCAGTACGCCATGTCTGCCGGCATGCCTGTAGTATTCCTTAACGACTCCGGCGGTGCCAGAATACAAGAAGGTGTAGACTCTCTTAAGGGTTATGGAGACATATTCTACATGAACGTCATGGCTTCAGGTGTGGTGCCTCAGATAGCTGTCATAATGGGTCCCTGCGCCGGCGGTGCAGTATACTCTCCAGCACTCATGGACTTCGTGATAATGGTTGATAAGACTTCCTACATGTTCATAACAGGCCCTAGAGTAGTTAAGGCAGCTATAGGAGAGGAAGTCACGGAGGAGGAGCTAGGCGGCCCCAGAATACACGTGACTAAGAGTGGTGTAGCGCACTTCATAGCCAGAGACGATAAAGAAGCTATAAGCATAGTGAAGAGACTACTTAGTTATCTCCCATCAAACAATATGGAAGCACCGCCCAGAATACTCTCGGGCGATCCTCCAGAGAGGACAGAGGAGAGGCTAAATACTCTCGTTCCTGAAGACCCTCTGAAAGCCTACAACATGTACGAGGTTATTGAGGCAGTCTTTGATAAGGGTTCCTTCTTCGAGGTCTCAAGAGATTACGCTAGAAACGCCATAACAGGGTTTGCAAGACTGAACGGGTGGGTAGTCGGCGTAGTAGCTAACCAGCCAATGGTTCTGACAGGAGCTCTCGACATAAACGCGTCAGACAAGATAACTAGGTTTGTTAGAATACTTGACGCGTTTAACATACCTATAGTCACGTTCGTAGATGTTCCAGGATATATACCTGGCACATACCAAGAACACAACGGCATAATAAGACATGGTGCTAAAGTGCTTTACGCTTACAGTGAGGCGACAGTACCTAAGTTAACCGTTATAGTGAGAAAAGCTTACGGAGGTGCTTACATAGCAATGAGTTCTAGACACTTAGGCGCAGACTTCGTGATAGCCTGGCCCACCGCCGAGATCGCCGTTATGGGTGCTGAAGGAGCTGCCGAGATAATATGGAGAGCTGAGCTCTCCAAAGCTAAGACGCCTGAAGAGAGACAAGAACTACTCAATAAGTTAGCTAACGAATACAAGAATAAATTCCTCCACCCATATATAGCGGCAGCAAGAGGCTACATAGATTCTGTCATAGAACCAGCAGAAACTAGGCCTACGCTAGTGAGAGCTCTTGAGTTTCTCCTTACAAAGCGTGAAGTAAGGTTTAGAATGCCGCCGAAGAAGCACGGCTTGATTCCAATGTAG
- a CDS encoding biotin/lipoyl-containing protein: MSNSVYVVEVGDKKYRVEIREGSNGTYLVKVNNKDIIVRVSSEAEIIQEPKISEVEAPPGSEATQGTSLVETGLEQVLEIRGPEVPSGATIISSEIPGRILKVLVTEGSKVGVGDTVVTIESMKMELEIKSPRNGTVEKIYVRPGDTINVGDKIALIK, from the coding sequence GTGAGCAACTCAGTATATGTCGTAGAAGTTGGTGATAAGAAATACAGGGTTGAGATAAGGGAAGGCAGTAATGGCACTTACTTAGTTAAAGTTAATAACAAAGACATAATAGTTAGAGTTAGTAGCGAAGCTGAAATTATTCAAGAACCCAAAATCAGTGAGGTTGAGGCGCCGCCAGGGAGTGAGGCCACACAAGGAACCTCGTTAGTAGAAACAGGGCTAGAGCAAGTACTCGAGATAAGAGGTCCTGAAGTTCCTTCGGGAGCTACGATAATCTCTTCAGAGATCCCTGGGAGAATACTTAAAGTATTAGTCACAGAAGGCTCTAAAGTAGGCGTTGGAGATACTGTAGTCACGATAGAGTCTATGAAGATGGAGCTAGAAATAAAATCTCCGAGGAACGGGACAGTAGAGAAGATTTACGTGAGACCGGGAGACACGATAAACGTAGGCGATAAAATAGCTTTAATTAAGTAA
- a CDS encoding nucleotidyltransferase domain-containing protein — MISSEPSEDRSFLDHDLVVDRDKRIYLVVGNTHPNGLVVAYLKYVPSKKPTMWGKGGTYYERILREYSVEEVLRVSSEVGAQFYDPTLGVSIPVVKTSEVKEWLKPEEKLERLRRRADDLIELVSVEVSDIISDLTGLSAGSMGVTGSVLAGIHGPHSDVDLVIYGCREALEFVQASLEIGKLPEEKIAAKVLENSRVLGIEPEMYVRIIPPYKFTCFKGVPITFAFVEKRNYRYGELVLRPLKPVSLVVEVIGGDCRSLFYPSRTRVDRVLEGPRVREVISYEAEYNYLLYRGGLLKISGMLEESMPDSEYYVVVGGRENKGYVVPYGV, encoded by the coding sequence ATGATTAGTAGCGAACCGTCTGAGGATAGGAGTTTTCTAGACCATGACTTAGTAGTTGACCGAGATAAGAGGATATATCTAGTCGTCGGAAACACTCACCCTAACGGCTTAGTAGTTGCTTACCTTAAGTACGTCCCTTCAAAAAAACCCACTATGTGGGGTAAGGGAGGTACTTACTATGAGAGGATTCTTAGAGAATACAGCGTTGAGGAGGTTTTACGAGTTTCTTCGGAAGTAGGGGCACAGTTTTATGACCCGACACTAGGGGTTTCTATACCTGTAGTCAAGACCTCGGAAGTTAAGGAATGGCTTAAGCCGGAAGAAAAGCTAGAGAGATTAAGGAGACGTGCTGATGATCTTATTGAGTTAGTTAGTGTTGAAGTGTCAGACATTATTAGCGACCTCACTGGATTGAGTGCCGGTAGTATGGGTGTTACAGGATCTGTTCTCGCAGGGATTCACGGCCCTCACTCAGACGTAGACCTAGTTATTTACGGTTGTAGAGAGGCTTTAGAATTTGTTCAAGCAAGTCTAGAGATAGGTAAGTTACCTGAGGAAAAAATCGCGGCTAAGGTCTTAGAAAATTCTAGAGTGTTGGGAATAGAGCCTGAAATGTACGTCAGGATAATCCCGCCTTATAAGTTCACGTGTTTTAAAGGGGTGCCAATAACCTTCGCGTTCGTTGAGAAGAGGAACTACAGGTATGGTGAGTTAGTTTTAAGACCTCTCAAGCCTGTAAGCCTTGTAGTCGAGGTTATCGGTGGAGACTGTAGGTCTCTTTTTTACCCCTCAAGAACTCGAGTTGACAGGGTTCTTGAGGGGCCTAGAGTTAGGGAAGTGATTAGCTACGAGGCGGAATACAACTACCTCCTGTATAGAGGAGGACTATTAAAGATTTCCGGAATGCTTGAGGAATCAATGCCGGATAGCGAATACTACGTGGTTGTTGGCGGGAGAGAGAATAAGGGTTACGTGGTGCCGTACGGGGTCTAA